The sequence GAATTAATATCACCTGGTGGAGATCTATGGGAAGAGAACGGTTAGATGGGAAACTTCTGCAAGATGCTTACATCTTGCTGCAACCCGCACGTTACAGAATCGTGAAGCTGCTTGCCGAGCAGCCGATGCACATCAGCGCACTCAGCACCGCGATGGGAATCGCAAGTCGGATCGTGGCGTTCCATCTGCGGACTCTGGAGGACTTTGGATTCGTAAAGTGCAAGTACGAGATCTCGGATGACCCAAAAACGAGGTGGAAGGCACTGAGGTTATGTACGGTCACCGATAAGGTCGCAGATGTGATAGCAGAACTCAAAAGGGCACTTTGAGTGAAATCCACCTAAGGGTAGCTGCTTTTTTTGCACGTTCGTTGCTTGCTACCACGCCTATTTAGAAGATTGTTATTTACATGATTAAGTTTTATATAATGTGTGAATTTCCAATATTATTGGGGTAAATTTATGGGGAGAGAAACGGTAGAAGGCCAACCTCTAGAAGATGCGCACATCGTCAAACATCCTGTGAGGCACCGGATCGTTGAGCTACTTGCGAAAAGGCCGATGCCCATCGACGCGCTGAGCAGGGCATTGGACGAAAAGAGGGGGCTCGTTGCAGATCATCTCATGGCACTGCAAGAGTACGGATTCGTGAAGAGCAACTATGGACTCCTAATTCTGCTAGAGCCAGAGCAGAGAGTAACGGCACTGAGGGTGTACAAGGTCACCGATAAGGTCGCGGATGTGAAGGCTGAGCTGAAAAGGGCGCTTTAGTGGTGTAGACCTGCTTGTCGAGGAAGACGATGGCGATGCTTGCAGAGCAGCTGGCACACATCGACGTGCTGAGCCGAGCCTGATGTGCGAAGAGGAGGCTCGTTGCGTCTCATCTCCTAGCAGCAGAAGAACGCGGGTTCGTTAACAGCAATTATGAACTCCTCATCCTACTAATGCGGAGAGGAACGGCACTGAATTTGTATACGGTCACCGATAAGGTCGCAAAAGTGAAAGCGGAGCTGAAGAACGGCTTTAGTATATCAGGACGACCATATAATGTACACATCGTTTTCAAAAAGACGAAAGCGGAAGGTGGGCG is a genomic window of Methanomicrobia archaeon containing:
- a CDS encoding winged helix-turn-helix transcriptional regulator, which encodes MGRERLDGKLLQDAYILLQPARYRIVKLLAEQPMHISALSTAMGIASRIVAFHLRTLEDFGFVKCKYEISDDPKTRWKALRLCTVTDKVADVIAELKRAL
- a CDS encoding ArsR family transcriptional regulator, with amino-acid sequence MGRETVEGQPLEDAHIVKHPVRHRIVELLAKRPMPIDALSRALDEKRGLVADHLMALQEYGFVKSNYGLLILLEPEQRVTALRVYKVTDKVADVKAELKRAL